One part of the Mariniblastus fucicola genome encodes these proteins:
- a CDS encoding sigma-70 family RNA polymerase sigma factor: MSESSYPTLSLLHRAREGDGSSLGILLRKYFRYLNSLSHGHLDDRIGVRVSASDIVQDTLLEAHRDFGKFSGTTIEEFTGWLRRILFNNLATAIEKHVLADKRDVRKQRSLDQEIGPADQSHARLAKYLQQDATSPSTPMQRDESLDQLLLAINTLPSDYQTVIRMRHFDDLSFAQIAKQLDRNSGAVRMMWVRAIEKLRVVLKRLEDNHDA, from the coding sequence ATGAGTGAAAGTTCCTATCCAACGCTTAGCCTCCTGCATCGAGCCAGGGAAGGTGATGGGAGCAGTCTGGGCATTCTCCTTCGCAAGTACTTCCGATACCTCAACAGCCTTTCGCATGGGCATTTGGATGACCGGATAGGTGTCCGGGTTAGCGCGTCAGATATCGTGCAAGATACGCTGCTGGAGGCTCACCGGGACTTCGGAAAATTCTCCGGCACGACGATCGAGGAGTTCACTGGCTGGCTTCGCAGAATCCTGTTCAACAATTTGGCGACGGCGATCGAGAAACATGTCCTTGCGGACAAACGCGACGTTCGAAAACAACGTTCATTGGATCAGGAAATTGGACCGGCCGACCAATCGCATGCCAGACTGGCAAAATACCTGCAGCAGGATGCAACTTCTCCCAGTACACCGATGCAGCGAGATGAATCGCTGGACCAACTTCTGTTGGCAATCAACACATTGCCTTCCGACTATCAAACCGTCATCCGGATGCGTCATTTTGACGATCTCTCCTTCGCGCAAATCGCAAAGCAGCTGGACCGAAATTCGGGAGCTGTGCGAATGATGTGGGTGCGAGCGATTGAGAAACTGCGAGTTGTTCTGAAGCGTCTGGAGGACAACCATGATGCATGA
- a CDS encoding serine/threonine-protein kinase, whose amino-acid sequence MMHDDSLQFPGDAGVHTSEHADWSSKEFSAAETKLAEIFERYSSALDAGDHDLAEQILAEHPEIGDEFRTPLRGLYLLGREARAQKEESHQTDAPAKRLGDFELGEELGRGGMGIVYAAKQISLQRDVALKILPFTAVLDPRQVARFQNEAQAAASLHHPNIVPVYGVGCERGVHYYSMQMIKGQTIAQLIRQLRDTRNGQESDTEQLTEHLSSLSTVASIQSRSFVRNVVSVGVQIAEAVHFAHEHGIIHRDIKPSNLLLDQNGTPWVADFGLARGRGTANLTSQGDQVGTLRYMSPEQAAGRNHEVDFRTDVYSLGVTLYELLTLQPAFEENDRIKLLSQIQSDEPLSMRLSNPSIPYDLETIISKATEKNPHQRYSSSAALADDLNRFLEGKAILATRKSIAERAADSIARNKRVAMLAATALLLTTLAAIFVASVFYHQRQREQAAADRARFFLQQAHQTVDRFNLLMSDQLLAMPDSEPLRREMFSESIGYYHDFLDYAATNPGFEIEQAKTHAHLARLYERAGDISKAQGEYQTAISQFRVLPADEMRLEEAVALNRLGLSQHRVGELRLADESIRNSIAIFENFPDQPSALLPHAMALANAATIDNASGRTKQAKANYESALALLAKTPAGESEELLVARAKITNGYGALLSQTDPQRAIQFLVEGIATLGESKAQLQDQTSASFLVEENDLHLADMHNNLAILFSREGRFEDAISHAQKAIDFWEDRIKRHPSLRDSDGRLATAFNTLGEIHWRQQDIRKSDRLFAKAEALLRKAEKSSSDPETQSRLAGVLHNRSLIAFRSGNLILAKSRIEDAILSQSEAVVLAPKNELYQQLLTSHREARSAYTKQQSSPVSATTMETR is encoded by the coding sequence ATGATGCATGATGACAGCCTTCAGTTTCCCGGCGACGCGGGAGTGCATACGTCGGAGCATGCGGATTGGAGTTCAAAAGAGTTCTCGGCTGCGGAAACAAAACTGGCCGAGATTTTCGAGCGATATTCTTCCGCGCTCGACGCCGGCGATCACGATCTTGCCGAACAGATACTTGCGGAACATCCTGAGATTGGAGACGAGTTCCGGACGCCGCTGCGTGGCCTTTATTTGCTGGGACGAGAAGCACGGGCTCAGAAGGAAGAATCGCATCAGACTGACGCTCCGGCCAAGCGGCTTGGCGATTTTGAACTTGGTGAGGAACTGGGACGCGGCGGGATGGGCATTGTCTACGCCGCAAAGCAGATTTCGTTGCAACGTGATGTTGCATTGAAGATTCTTCCTTTCACAGCGGTGCTTGACCCTCGCCAGGTGGCTCGATTCCAGAACGAAGCCCAAGCCGCGGCCTCTCTGCATCATCCCAACATCGTTCCGGTTTACGGCGTCGGTTGTGAGCGTGGCGTGCATTACTACAGCATGCAGATGATCAAAGGCCAGACGATCGCTCAGCTGATTCGACAGCTTCGCGACACGCGTAACGGGCAGGAATCCGACACCGAGCAACTTACGGAACATCTTTCTTCGCTCAGCACGGTGGCGTCGATTCAATCGCGCAGTTTCGTTCGGAACGTCGTTTCGGTCGGAGTCCAGATCGCGGAAGCAGTTCATTTTGCTCACGAACATGGCATCATCCATCGCGACATTAAGCCTTCGAACCTGCTGCTTGATCAGAACGGAACACCGTGGGTGGCGGATTTTGGTTTGGCACGTGGCCGCGGAACAGCCAACCTGACTTCGCAAGGAGATCAAGTTGGAACACTTCGCTACATGAGCCCTGAGCAGGCTGCGGGACGCAATCACGAGGTCGACTTTCGCACCGATGTGTATTCATTGGGCGTGACGCTGTACGAACTGCTTACTCTGCAACCTGCGTTTGAGGAAAACGATCGCATCAAGCTGCTCTCACAGATCCAGTCGGACGAGCCGTTGTCGATGCGATTGAGTAACCCGTCGATTCCTTACGATCTTGAAACGATCATCAGTAAGGCAACTGAGAAGAATCCTCATCAGCGATATTCCAGCAGCGCCGCGTTGGCTGACGACTTGAATCGATTCCTGGAAGGCAAAGCAATCCTGGCGACGCGAAAGTCGATCGCTGAACGAGCCGCGGATTCGATTGCGAGAAACAAACGCGTCGCCATGCTCGCTGCGACAGCCCTGCTTTTAACGACGTTGGCAGCCATCTTTGTTGCATCCGTGTTTTATCATCAGCGACAACGCGAACAGGCAGCGGCGGACAGAGCCAGGTTCTTTTTGCAACAAGCTCACCAGACCGTCGATCGATTCAACTTGCTGATGTCGGATCAACTGTTGGCCATGCCGGACTCTGAACCGCTTCGGCGGGAGATGTTCTCGGAGTCGATCGGCTACTATCACGATTTCCTGGACTACGCCGCAACCAATCCGGGCTTCGAAATCGAACAAGCGAAAACTCACGCTCATCTGGCCAGACTTTATGAGCGTGCTGGCGATATTTCGAAAGCGCAGGGCGAGTATCAAACCGCGATCTCGCAATTCAGAGTTCTTCCCGCTGACGAAATGCGATTGGAGGAAGCCGTTGCCCTGAATCGGCTTGGCCTTTCCCAGCATCGAGTCGGCGAGCTACGACTGGCCGATGAATCGATTCGCAATTCGATCGCGATATTCGAAAACTTCCCGGATCAGCCTAGCGCCCTGCTGCCTCATGCGATGGCGTTGGCGAATGCGGCGACGATTGACAACGCCAGTGGTCGCACAAAACAGGCGAAGGCAAACTATGAGAGTGCACTAGCCTTACTGGCGAAGACTCCTGCTGGCGAGAGCGAAGAACTGCTCGTTGCAAGGGCGAAAATCACCAACGGCTATGGCGCGCTGCTCAGTCAGACCGATCCGCAAAGAGCGATCCAGTTTCTGGTCGAAGGGATCGCGACGCTCGGTGAGTCGAAAGCCCAACTTCAGGACCAAACTTCTGCCTCGTTTCTTGTGGAAGAGAACGACCTGCATCTTGCTGACATGCACAACAATCTGGCAATTTTGTTTTCTCGAGAAGGCCGATTCGAGGACGCAATTTCGCATGCTCAAAAGGCGATCGATTTCTGGGAAGATCGAATCAAGCGACATCCGTCACTTCGCGACTCTGATGGGCGACTCGCGACGGCGTTCAACACGCTGGGGGAAATCCATTGGCGTCAGCAGGACATTCGCAAAAGCGACAGATTGTTCGCCAAAGCCGAGGCCTTGTTACGCAAAGCTGAAAAGTCATCTTCCGATCCGGAGACGCAAAGTCGTCTGGCGGGAGTTTTGCACAACCGCAGCCTGATTGCGTTTCGCAGCGGCAATCTGATTTTGGCCAAATCGCGAATTGAAGATGCGATTCTGAGCCAATCTGAAGCAGTGGTTTTGGCGCCAAAGAATGAGCTTTATCAACAATTGCTGACCTCTCACAGAGAAGCTCGGTCGGCGTATACCAAACAGCAGTCCTCTCCGGTCTCAGCAACTACAATGGAAACCCGATGA
- a CDS encoding transglutaminase-like domain-containing protein has product MKTKYPEILPILFAVFMASFNCVVAQEKTRSSESTTEDAQPFVQQFTDAEEVEYEFGIRIHCSGGYAQNTKVNAPIPILWPEQEVELYEETKSNNIKKISIKKLGKTASIMAFVVPRLNNGDYAEAIFRYRITRRSSILPNDTVQFEFPKRLTGKLKAYLKPSPYIDSRNKQIVAIGEKLFAENKDLPAWDQVEAVYSWVRENIKYKFDTQPHTCAETLAKGQGDCGELTALFIAICRSQGVPSREVWVPGHSYPEFYLADETGKGHWFPCQIAGQNHEFGEILEDRPIIQKGDRFKTPVSTKTKRYVEAGLSSSHSTGRLQAEHLMRKVGEK; this is encoded by the coding sequence ATGAAGACCAAATATCCAGAAATACTTCCGATCCTGTTCGCGGTTTTCATGGCCAGTTTTAACTGCGTCGTGGCTCAGGAAAAGACAAGGTCTTCCGAATCGACGACTGAAGATGCCCAGCCTTTCGTGCAACAGTTTACAGATGCAGAAGAAGTAGAATATGAGTTCGGCATCAGAATTCACTGTTCGGGCGGATATGCCCAAAACACAAAAGTGAATGCTCCCATTCCGATTCTTTGGCCGGAACAGGAAGTTGAACTTTATGAAGAAACGAAGTCCAACAACATCAAAAAGATCTCTATCAAGAAACTCGGCAAGACCGCTTCGATCATGGCGTTCGTCGTTCCAAGGTTGAACAACGGCGATTACGCAGAAGCCATTTTCCGATATCGCATCACACGTCGCAGTTCGATTCTGCCGAACGACACCGTTCAGTTCGAGTTTCCGAAACGGCTGACTGGAAAACTGAAAGCGTATCTTAAACCGAGCCCGTACATCGATTCAAGAAACAAGCAGATTGTCGCCATCGGCGAAAAGTTGTTCGCGGAAAACAAGGACTTGCCGGCTTGGGATCAAGTCGAAGCGGTTTACAGTTGGGTTCGCGAAAACATCAAGTACAAGTTCGACACCCAGCCCCACACCTGTGCCGAGACGCTTGCAAAAGGGCAGGGGGATTGCGGCGAGTTGACCGCTTTGTTTATTGCCATTTGTCGATCGCAAGGCGTTCCGTCACGTGAAGTCTGGGTTCCCGGACACAGCTATCCAGAGTTTTACCTCGCGGACGAGACAGGCAAGGGGCACTGGTTCCCGTGTCAGATCGCCGGACAGAACCATGAGTTTGGTGAGATTCTGGAAGACCGCCCGATCATCCAAAAAGGCGACCGGTTCAAAACGCCAGTCAGCACCAAAACCAAACGCTATGTGGAAGCCGGTTTGAGTTCGTCGCACTCGACAGGAAGGCTCCAGGCCGAGCACTTGATGCGGAAAGTTGGCGAAAAGTAA
- a CDS encoding head GIN domain-containing protein, whose translation MKTLTFVVATAALIFSTGCDVDFSGTPGSGVVATQDRSVDEFHAISVSGIGDVEVQVGGEQSVSVSIDDNLLEMVKTDVENGVLKIYTSGSIRTSKGLDVKVSVASLDSVTASGIGNVKAVDVSGPSMKVDISGVGSVTIDGEVDQLDVSVSGTGSANLKDLIAKDVKAEASGTGKVTVHASQSVDANASGVAGITVYGNPEDVKKESSGVGNVEIKGSDAE comes from the coding sequence ATGAAAACGTTGACTTTTGTCGTCGCAACTGCGGCACTGATTTTCTCGACCGGCTGTGATGTCGATTTTTCCGGGACACCAGGTTCTGGAGTTGTCGCCACTCAGGATCGTTCCGTTGACGAATTTCACGCGATCTCCGTAAGCGGTATCGGCGATGTCGAGGTTCAGGTCGGAGGCGAACAATCCGTTTCGGTGTCGATCGATGACAACCTGTTGGAAATGGTTAAGACCGACGTTGAAAATGGCGTGCTCAAAATTTACACGTCAGGGAGTATCCGGACCAGCAAAGGCCTGGATGTCAAAGTATCGGTTGCGTCGCTCGATTCTGTTACTGCATCCGGAATCGGGAACGTAAAAGCAGTCGATGTCAGTGGTCCGTCGATGAAGGTCGACATCAGTGGCGTTGGTTCGGTTACCATCGACGGAGAGGTTGATCAGTTGGACGTTTCGGTTTCAGGTACCGGCAGTGCGAACTTGAAAGACCTGATTGCGAAGGACGTCAAAGCGGAGGCGTCTGGAACGGGCAAAGTCACGGTCCACGCATCCCAATCGGTTGATGCGAACGCCAGCGGAGTCGCCGGTATCACCGTCTACGGCAACCCAGAGGATGTGAAGAAAGAATCCAGCGGCGTCGGCAACGTCGAGATCAAAGGCAGCGATGCCGAGTAG
- a CDS encoding phytanoyl-CoA dioxygenase family protein — MVKVDDIVTPTFEQLAELPREVGFVPASNPSPKFLRPEQIEQYNDQGYVMPFYGLDEAESKELRAFFDGVLAAFIELGRDSYSISTAHLRFARIWDLVKHPNIVGPVCDLLGENVVAWGSHFFCKMPHDGKQVAWHQDSTYWPLSPTKTVTVWLAIDDADPENANMRFIPRSHLHGLIDYGKSEDDRDVLNMVVENPEQYGGDPVDVSLKAGQFSMHSDQLLHGSEGNDSDRRRCGLTIRYAAADVKTWYGWDQKGVLVRGSDPDGNWLNAPRPTH, encoded by the coding sequence ATGGTCAAGGTCGACGACATCGTCACGCCAACATTCGAACAGTTGGCAGAACTTCCTCGCGAAGTCGGCTTTGTTCCTGCTTCCAACCCAAGCCCAAAGTTCCTGCGGCCGGAACAGATCGAACAGTACAACGATCAGGGCTACGTCATGCCTTTCTACGGACTGGACGAAGCCGAATCGAAAGAGCTTCGTGCGTTTTTCGACGGAGTCCTCGCCGCGTTTATTGAACTTGGAAGAGACAGCTATTCGATTAGCACGGCTCATCTTCGATTCGCGCGGATCTGGGATCTGGTGAAGCATCCGAACATCGTCGGCCCGGTTTGCGATCTGCTGGGCGAGAACGTCGTGGCTTGGGGCTCGCACTTTTTCTGCAAGATGCCGCATGATGGCAAGCAGGTCGCGTGGCATCAGGACAGCACGTATTGGCCGCTAAGTCCAACCAAAACCGTGACGGTTTGGCTAGCGATTGATGATGCTGATCCTGAAAATGCGAATATGCGTTTCATCCCGCGGTCTCATCTGCATGGCCTGATTGACTACGGCAAAAGTGAAGACGATCGCGACGTGCTGAACATGGTTGTGGAAAACCCTGAGCAGTACGGCGGCGATCCCGTGGATGTCTCGCTCAAGGCAGGTCAGTTTTCGATGCATTCGGATCAGCTTTTACACGGATCCGAAGGCAACGATTCCGACCGGCGACGTTGTGGTTTGACGATTCGCTACGCCGCAGCCGATGTGAAAACCTGGTACGGCTGGGACCAGAAAGGCGTGCTGGTTCGAGGCAGCGATCCTGACGGCAACTGGCTCAATGCCCCCAGGCCAACGCATTAG
- a CDS encoding type II secretion system protein GspD — MKRGPNGNALIDEIFDQTDVREALQAIASQANVSIIVDDQVAGTVTTLIQNEPLEQALQKVLLPLGHHYRVIDGQYMVCGTDPSSPMFSMIADRLDYSPVFAAPMELVELLSEKNRQFVRVAPKRNMVIVEAPTKIANQIEEELRLFDRPVPQVVLEAMVVVVSPDTGFQFGTNVGQGYTDGDDRFNFDLDGLELSGNLSGAAIKDLFSNFALTSFFVRALEQEGYLSIRATPHVMAKTGEKAEISIARESFFSTQPLALSAQTFFRQDIQKVEAGISLIITPTIRGDNVTMVIEKAEVSEDIRATVDDPAVDNPYPLINRRQVSTTVHVGDGETVVIGGLMQNQMVDRVSRVPVLGDLPLVGRFFTQIVQEEAAAEVVVFISPRIVRTGSPHPMQGTVAAAQAGNEFCYQRQFPRDNGLELGGPIAQTPQQHAQIQYQQPAVSHSQDAAQYIQLSDQPVYADPAQIPQVQQQPSAAEQVPALQQIPVQQHVPAPQHEPAPQYVPAPQPTPAAPQLYSQPVHVEPTIQMPTRSYQQSSLTGQTYHPQTLQNHINQQDASDSEQPVTQTPNLRRVGQTRTQAVDIQSESSPETRKILRARPAKTTQVYQQPPRQRQNHSGTSARIMQNSVQQSDHR; from the coding sequence GTGAAACGGGGCCCTAATGGTAACGCCCTGATCGACGAAATATTTGACCAGACCGATGTTCGCGAGGCACTTCAGGCAATTGCTTCGCAGGCAAATGTCTCCATCATCGTTGACGATCAAGTGGCCGGAACGGTGACGACGCTCATTCAGAACGAACCGCTTGAGCAGGCGTTGCAAAAAGTCCTGCTACCGTTGGGCCATCATTATCGAGTCATCGACGGGCAGTACATGGTTTGCGGTACCGATCCAAGCTCGCCGATGTTTTCGATGATTGCGGATCGCTTGGACTATTCGCCTGTCTTCGCGGCTCCGATGGAGTTAGTGGAGTTGCTGTCTGAAAAGAATCGTCAGTTTGTCCGCGTTGCGCCAAAACGCAACATGGTAATTGTGGAAGCTCCGACGAAGATCGCGAATCAGATCGAGGAAGAACTGCGACTGTTCGATCGTCCGGTTCCCCAAGTCGTGCTTGAGGCCATGGTTGTCGTCGTGTCGCCCGATACAGGGTTCCAGTTTGGCACCAATGTTGGTCAGGGCTACACCGATGGCGACGATCGATTTAACTTCGATCTGGACGGACTTGAATTGTCCGGAAACTTGAGCGGTGCCGCGATCAAGGATCTGTTCAGCAATTTTGCTTTGACGTCTTTCTTCGTTCGGGCCCTCGAACAGGAAGGCTATCTTTCGATTCGGGCAACGCCTCACGTAATGGCGAAGACGGGCGAAAAAGCGGAGATTTCGATCGCTCGTGAGTCTTTTTTCAGTACACAGCCTCTGGCACTTAGCGCTCAGACGTTTTTCCGACAGGACATCCAGAAAGTCGAAGCCGGTATCTCGCTGATCATCACGCCAACCATCCGCGGCGACAATGTCACTATGGTGATCGAAAAAGCAGAAGTCAGTGAAGACATTCGGGCAACCGTCGACGATCCGGCGGTTGACAATCCCTACCCGTTGATCAACCGTCGACAGGTTTCAACGACGGTTCATGTCGGCGACGGGGAAACAGTCGTCATCGGTGGCTTGATGCAGAATCAGATGGTGGATCGAGTCAGTCGCGTTCCGGTTCTGGGAGATCTCCCGCTGGTGGGCCGCTTCTTTACACAAATCGTGCAGGAAGAAGCTGCTGCCGAAGTCGTCGTTTTCATTTCGCCGCGGATCGTCAGAACGGGATCGCCGCATCCGATGCAGGGCACCGTTGCAGCGGCTCAAGCGGGCAACGAGTTTTGCTATCAACGACAGTTCCCGCGTGACAATGGCCTGGAACTTGGTGGTCCGATCGCCCAGACTCCGCAACAACATGCTCAGATTCAGTATCAGCAGCCCGCCGTTTCGCATTCGCAAGACGCGGCGCAATACATTCAACTTTCCGATCAGCCGGTCTACGCCGACCCAGCTCAAATCCCTCAGGTTCAACAACAGCCGTCCGCTGCCGAGCAAGTTCCAGCTCTGCAACAGATTCCGGTGCAACAGCATGTTCCTGCTCCGCAGCACGAACCAGCACCGCAATACGTGCCAGCACCACAGCCGACTCCCGCCGCGCCGCAGCTCTATTCCCAGCCGGTTCATGTCGAGCCAACGATTCAGATGCCGACGCGGTCATATCAGCAATCTTCGCTAACAGGTCAAACTTACCACCCGCAAACTTTGCAGAATCATATTAACCAGCAGGATGCGTCGGATTCCGAGCAACCAGTCACTCAGACGCCGAATCTACGTCGGGTAGGGCAAACCCGAACTCAAGCTGTCGACATACAGTCAGAATCCAGTCCGGAAACTCGGAAAATTCTGCGAGCACGGCCTGCCAAAACAACGCAAGTTTACCAACAACCACCGCGACAGCGTCAAAACCATTCGGGGACTTCCGCCCGGATCATGCAAAACTCCGTTCAACAATCGGACCATCGGTAA
- a CDS encoding response regulator transcription factor: MSDSPHILVVDDEEHLAIGIKFNLEAEGFQVSTAGNGPEALALLDSAQRPIDLIVLDLMLPGMSGYEVCEQLRASGNFMPVLMLSARTLTEDKTRGFDVGANQYLVKPFELEELLSRIKNLLAQHRHQQQMEIARPDVTEFEFGDAKINFKTHEAKVADEPIRMTQLQLKLLKYFIEHEGEVVPRSEILENVWELPGHVNTRAPDQVLRQLRKAFEPDPANPVYFLTIRDAGYRFVKGNPDATIADKAGQTESPVAPSEPIDSTDSD; the protein is encoded by the coding sequence ATGAGCGACAGTCCTCACATTTTGGTCGTAGATGATGAAGAACATCTCGCGATTGGTATCAAGTTTAATCTCGAAGCGGAAGGCTTTCAGGTCTCGACGGCGGGAAACGGACCCGAGGCGCTTGCTCTGCTGGATTCGGCGCAGCGGCCGATCGACCTGATCGTGCTCGATCTGATGCTGCCCGGTATGAGCGGCTATGAAGTTTGCGAACAGCTTCGGGCATCAGGCAATTTCATGCCCGTTTTGATGCTGAGTGCTCGCACGCTAACCGAAGACAAAACTCGCGGGTTTGACGTGGGAGCCAATCAATATCTGGTCAAACCATTTGAACTTGAAGAACTGCTTAGTCGGATCAAAAACCTGTTGGCTCAGCATCGTCATCAGCAGCAGATGGAAATCGCGCGACCGGATGTAACCGAATTTGAGTTTGGCGATGCGAAGATCAACTTCAAGACGCACGAAGCCAAAGTCGCCGACGAGCCAATTCGCATGACGCAACTACAACTGAAACTGCTGAAGTACTTTATCGAGCACGAAGGCGAAGTTGTCCCGCGCAGCGAAATTCTGGAGAACGTTTGGGAACTGCCCGGCCACGTGAACACGCGAGCACCAGATCAGGTCTTGCGACAATTGCGAAAAGCATTTGAGCCGGATCCCGCAAACCCGGTATATTTTTTGACCATCCGTGACGCGGGCTATCGGTTTGTCAAAGGTAATCCCGACGCGACCATAGCGGATAAAGCAGGCCAAACAGAGAGCCCGGTCGCTCCCAGCGAACCCATTGATTCGACGGATTCAGATTAG
- a CDS encoding transglutaminase-like domain-containing protein encodes MKRTSAATNLAIVVACIVVAPSLASGQEPERVPSGDLSDFFNPPGIKTEGLNSTTRLISPDKKKADPKEEDKDTGAMDANGAATEPSSTSPPADASDANPSASEEPETEPQPPEAASNTSGADRVKIEDEELGEIEGGISFGPPSVTNWRVGVVMATGANPVRNATCRIPIPIQWPEQTVSVYEENLPGEIKSVTWEDLGNIRLMTLQMVNVPPGTNVIATVTFTVSTSQIIAPKNTSIFRIPSKRSREIKAYYGESPEISMRNTKLKKQAKTLFQTTASDWAKVEGLYDWVRDNIEERSGDAKGSIETFLDKSGTGEDRVGLFIAMCRINKVPARMVFVDGSQYAEFYLVDNKEVGHWFPCKVSGIREFGSIGEPRVILQKGDNYRVPGEKKKLKFVPAKATIKGSRPRVIRFAREPLSVK; translated from the coding sequence ATGAAACGCACATCAGCGGCGACAAATCTGGCCATCGTCGTGGCGTGCATCGTGGTCGCTCCTTCTCTTGCGAGCGGCCAGGAACCCGAACGAGTTCCGTCGGGCGATTTGTCAGACTTCTTCAATCCGCCTGGCATCAAAACGGAAGGCCTGAATTCAACGACGCGACTGATCAGTCCGGACAAGAAGAAAGCTGATCCGAAAGAAGAGGACAAAGACACTGGCGCGATGGACGCAAATGGTGCCGCGACCGAACCGTCGTCGACGAGTCCACCTGCGGACGCGTCAGATGCGAATCCGTCTGCTTCCGAAGAGCCCGAAACGGAACCTCAACCACCCGAGGCTGCAAGCAACACTTCTGGGGCCGATCGTGTAAAGATCGAAGACGAAGAACTTGGAGAAATCGAAGGCGGCATTTCATTCGGCCCGCCGTCGGTGACGAACTGGCGCGTTGGTGTTGTCATGGCGACTGGAGCCAATCCCGTCCGCAACGCGACGTGCCGTATTCCGATTCCGATTCAGTGGCCCGAGCAAACAGTGTCTGTGTATGAGGAAAATTTGCCAGGCGAAATTAAAAGTGTCACTTGGGAAGACCTCGGCAACATCCGCTTGATGACGCTGCAGATGGTCAACGTTCCCCCGGGCACGAATGTCATCGCAACGGTTACTTTCACCGTCTCAACGTCACAAATCATTGCACCGAAGAACACTTCCATTTTTCGCATCCCGAGCAAACGGTCTCGCGAGATCAAAGCTTACTACGGCGAAAGCCCTGAGATTAGCATGCGGAATACGAAACTGAAGAAACAGGCGAAGACGTTGTTCCAAACCACGGCGTCGGACTGGGCCAAGGTCGAAGGATTGTACGACTGGGTCCGGGACAACATTGAAGAACGCTCTGGCGATGCCAAAGGCAGCATCGAAACGTTCCTGGACAAATCCGGAACCGGCGAAGATCGTGTCGGATTGTTTATCGCCATGTGCCGAATCAATAAAGTGCCAGCTCGCATGGTGTTCGTCGATGGTTCGCAATACGCGGAGTTTTATCTGGTTGATAACAAAGAAGTTGGACACTGGTTCCCGTGCAAAGTTTCCGGAATTCGCGAATTCGGCTCGATCGGCGAACCGCGGGTTATTTTGCAGAAGGGTGACAACTATCGTGTTCCGGGCGAAAAGAAAAAGCTCAAATTCGTTCCCGCAAAAGCCACCATCAAGGGCTCCCGACCTCGCGTGATCCGATTTGCCAGAGAACCTCTTTCGGTAAAGTAA
- a CDS encoding sensor histidine kinase: protein MFERKSLKLPITLGVTMIVVTVALLIGWVLLNIFWAFSSNEPGVYWVLLSVGSVLFVGVLVGVAIYLTVSIKAVNLTQRQSNFIDSVTHELKSPIASLKLYLQTLNMREVSKEERKKFLEFMMDDVERLDALINHVLDAGYTGQSNQAPVMEPIDLENLLKQCVRLVSARYRIPEDAITLETDPCEIRGERIDLVMIFRNLIDNAVKYAGSPPVVRIKLLVTNNFAVVRIADNGPGIPQDLRSRVFARFVRIGDELQREKPGTGLGLHIVKTLLKRARGKIKISDNSQEDSGTVFEVKLPGAYRPASKHSQTKKSQTATA from the coding sequence ATGTTTGAACGCAAATCACTAAAGCTTCCCATCACTTTGGGCGTCACCATGATCGTGGTGACCGTCGCGTTGCTGATTGGCTGGGTGTTGCTCAATATATTCTGGGCGTTCAGCTCCAACGAACCGGGCGTCTACTGGGTGCTGCTTTCAGTTGGCTCTGTCCTGTTTGTGGGCGTTCTGGTTGGCGTTGCCATTTACCTGACGGTATCCATCAAAGCCGTCAATCTGACTCAGCGACAATCGAACTTTATTGACAGTGTCACGCACGAGCTCAAGTCGCCGATCGCGTCGCTGAAGCTCTACCTACAGACGCTCAACATGCGTGAAGTCAGTAAGGAAGAGCGGAAAAAGTTTCTTGAGTTCATGATGGACGACGTTGAACGGCTCGACGCGCTGATCAACCATGTGCTCGACGCGGGCTATACGGGGCAGTCAAATCAGGCACCCGTCATGGAGCCGATCGACCTGGAAAACTTGCTCAAGCAGTGCGTCCGACTGGTATCGGCAAGGTACCGAATCCCCGAAGACGCAATCACGTTGGAAACGGATCCTTGTGAGATCCGTGGCGAGCGAATTGACCTGGTGATGATTTTCCGCAACCTGATCGACAACGCGGTCAAGTACGCTGGTTCTCCACCCGTTGTGCGGATCAAGCTGCTGGTGACAAACAATTTTGCCGTCGTGAGAATCGCGGACAACGGCCCCGGAATTCCACAGGACCTGCGGTCTCGGGTGTTTGCCAGGTTTGTTCGAATCGGTGACGAGTTGCAACGCGAGAAACCAGGAACGGGCCTGGGATTGCATATTGTGAAAACGCTCTTGAAGCGAGCTCGCGGAAAAATCAAAATTTCGGATAATTCACAGGAAGATTCCGGCACGGTTTTCGAAGTAAAACTTCCCGGCGCCTACCGTCCGGCAAGCAAACATTCGCAAACCAAGAAATCGCAAACTGCAACAGCATAG